One window from the genome of Desulforamulus ruminis DSM 2154 encodes:
- a CDS encoding EutP/PduV family microcompartment system protein: protein MKKRIMVVGPGQSGKSTLIDVLNDCAGPLRRTQDVIYGQRTIDTPSSYIENPFMYKYLIAIAQTASHVLLLVDQSRPVEVYPPGFAKSFNRPVIGVINKIDLAPENARLCMQQLKRAGVSEPYFRISLKDQEGVKALKDYLFGKQETSEKS from the coding sequence ATGAAAAAGCGAATCATGGTAGTGGGACCCGGCCAATCGGGCAAATCCACTCTGATCGATGTATTGAATGATTGCGCCGGACCCTTAAGAAGGACCCAGGATGTGATTTATGGCCAGAGGACCATTGACACACCCAGTTCCTATATAGAAAACCCTTTCATGTATAAATATCTGATTGCAATAGCCCAAACGGCATCCCATGTGCTTTTGCTTGTGGATCAATCAAGACCCGTTGAAGTCTATCCGCCCGGTTTTGCCAAATCCTTTAACCGCCCTGTCATCGGGGTGATTAACAAGATCGATTTGGCGCCGGAAAATGCCCGGCTTTGTATGCAGCAGTTGAAAAGAGCCGGAGTTTCAGAACCTTACTTTCGGATCTCTTTAAAAGACCAGGAGGGTGTAAAAGCCCTGAAAGATTATTTATTTGGAAAACAAGAAACATCTGAAAAGAGTTGA
- a CDS encoding BMC domain-containing protein yields MERNDALGFIETYSLVSVLEAADAMCKAADVELVGYENVASGLVSVVVRGDVGAVKTAVAAGVKQAGKVGPVYSSNVIARPHEDVEKIVARYVINW; encoded by the coding sequence GTGGAGAGGAATGACGCTTTAGGATTTATAGAAACCTACAGTCTGGTTTCGGTGCTGGAAGCGGCGGACGCCATGTGCAAGGCTGCGGATGTGGAATTGGTGGGTTATGAAAACGTGGCCTCCGGTTTGGTTTCGGTGGTGGTTCGCGGCGACGTGGGAGCGGTAAAGACGGCTGTGGCTGCCGGCGTCAAACAAGCCGGCAAGGTAGGTCCGGTCTATAGTTCCAATGTCATCGCCAGGCCCCATGAGGATGTAGAAAAGATTGTTGCCAGGTACGTGATCAACTGGTAA
- the cutC gene encoding choline trimethylamine-lyase produces MDLKEFSNKFADATKDLSPEETAAIMKLFEGISKELSAQEPAMSNKAKSPAFEGEITGLTPRLERLRAAYLKVKPSVSTYRARAFTQVAKENAGLPKILLRAKCFRKACETAPLLIQKDELIVGHPCGKPRAGAVSPDIAWRWIRDELDTMSTRPQDPFEISEEDKRILREEVFPYWEGKSLDEICQQQYEEAGVWSFSGESFVSDLSYHQVNGGGDTCPGYDVILIKKGIAGVRQEAVDRLSQLSMENPEDIDKIYFYKAEIETCDGILAYARRLSDYAGELAGREQDAVRQKELYKISDILTHVPAHPPRTFHEALQSIWTLESLFVVEENQTGISVGRLDQYIYPMFQADLEAGRMNKREAFELLSCFIIKCSEVMWLSSELGAKYFAGYQPFINCTIGGQKRTGGDATNDLTYLIMDAVRFTKMYQPSLACRIHNKSPQKYLKKIVDVVKAGLGFPACHFDDTHIKMMLAKGFSIEDARDYCLMGCVEPQKSGRIYQWTSTGYTQWPIAIEFVLNRGIMKWRGTMEGIDTGDLDHIKTYEEFDAACKKQLEHIIRLSAIGTIVSQRVHRDIAPKPLMSLLVEGCMEKGADVTHGGAMINYGPGLIFSGLGTYADSMAAIKKLVFEEKKYTLKQIRDALAANFEGCEAIRTDCLNAPKYGNDNDYVDEIASDIVTWTERVHNSFKMLYSHFTHGTLSISNNTPIGEITGAMPNGRLAWAPLSDGISPTQGADKLGPTAIIKSVSKLNNEAMNIGMVHNFKLLRGILETPEGENGLITLLRTASILGNGQMQFSYVDNEVLKKAQIEPDKYRDLIIRVAGYSAYFVELCKEVQDEIISRTVLEHF; encoded by the coding sequence TTGGATCTTAAAGAGTTTTCAAATAAATTTGCGGATGCCACCAAAGATTTGTCCCCGGAAGAAACAGCGGCCATTATGAAGCTGTTTGAGGGTATCTCCAAGGAGCTTTCCGCCCAGGAGCCGGCAATGTCCAACAAGGCAAAATCACCGGCCTTTGAAGGGGAAATTACCGGACTGACACCCCGCCTGGAGCGGCTGCGGGCCGCTTATTTAAAGGTGAAGCCCAGTGTCAGTACCTACCGTGCCCGGGCCTTCACCCAGGTAGCCAAAGAAAATGCGGGGCTGCCCAAGATTCTGCTGCGGGCCAAGTGCTTTAGAAAAGCCTGCGAAACAGCGCCCCTATTGATTCAAAAGGATGAACTGATTGTTGGACATCCCTGCGGCAAACCCAGGGCCGGCGCGGTATCCCCGGATATTGCCTGGAGATGGATCCGGGATGAACTGGATACCATGTCCACCAGGCCCCAGGATCCTTTTGAAATCAGCGAAGAGGACAAGCGGATTTTACGGGAGGAAGTTTTCCCTTACTGGGAAGGCAAGAGTCTGGACGAAATTTGTCAGCAGCAATATGAAGAAGCCGGCGTATGGTCCTTTTCCGGCGAATCCTTTGTCAGTGATCTTTCTTACCATCAGGTTAACGGCGGCGGAGACACCTGCCCGGGTTATGATGTCATTTTGATTAAAAAAGGCATTGCCGGCGTAAGACAGGAAGCCGTGGACCGGTTGAGCCAATTGTCCATGGAAAATCCCGAGGACATTGATAAGATCTATTTCTATAAAGCGGAAATCGAGACTTGCGACGGCATCCTGGCTTATGCCCGGCGGCTTTCGGATTATGCCGGGGAACTGGCCGGCCGGGAGCAGGACGCTGTCCGTCAGAAAGAGCTTTACAAGATTTCCGATATTTTGACCCATGTACCGGCCCATCCGCCCCGGACCTTTCATGAAGCGCTCCAGTCCATCTGGACCCTGGAATCCCTGTTCGTGGTGGAAGAAAACCAGACCGGCATTTCCGTGGGTCGCTTAGACCAATACATTTATCCCATGTTCCAGGCCGACCTGGAAGCCGGCCGTATGAACAAGCGGGAAGCCTTTGAACTATTAAGTTGCTTCATCATCAAATGCTCGGAAGTCATGTGGCTGTCCAGTGAACTGGGAGCAAAATATTTCGCCGGCTATCAGCCCTTTATCAACTGCACCATCGGCGGACAAAAGAGAACCGGCGGCGACGCCACCAACGATTTAACCTATCTGATTATGGACGCCGTTCGTTTTACCAAGATGTATCAGCCGTCCCTGGCTTGCCGTATTCACAACAAATCGCCGCAAAAATATTTGAAAAAAATTGTGGATGTGGTGAAAGCCGGTTTGGGCTTCCCGGCCTGCCACTTTGACGATACCCATATCAAAATGATGCTGGCCAAGGGATTCTCCATTGAAGATGCGCGGGATTATTGCCTCATGGGCTGCGTTGAACCGCAAAAGTCCGGCAGAATTTATCAGTGGACTTCCACCGGCTACACCCAATGGCCCATTGCCATCGAGTTTGTTCTGAACCGGGGCATTATGAAATGGCGCGGCACCATGGAAGGAATTGATACGGGGGATCTTGACCATATTAAGACCTATGAAGAATTTGACGCTGCCTGCAAAAAACAACTTGAACATATCATCCGCCTGTCGGCCATCGGCACCATTGTCAGCCAGCGGGTGCACCGGGATATTGCTCCCAAACCCCTGATGTCCCTGCTGGTAGAGGGCTGCATGGAAAAAGGCGCCGATGTTACCCACGGCGGCGCGATGATCAATTACGGTCCCGGACTGATCTTCTCCGGCCTGGGCACCTATGCGGATTCCATGGCAGCCATTAAAAAACTGGTTTTTGAAGAGAAGAAATATACGCTGAAACAAATCCGGGACGCCCTGGCTGCTAATTTTGAGGGCTGCGAAGCCATCCGGACCGACTGCCTGAACGCACCGAAATATGGCAATGACAATGATTATGTGGATGAAATTGCCTCGGATATCGTCACCTGGACGGAACGGGTTCACAACAGCTTTAAAATGCTGTACTCGCACTTTACCCATGGAACCCTTTCCATTTCCAACAACACGCCCATTGGAGAGATTACCGGCGCTATGCCCAACGGACGTCTGGCCTGGGCGCCTCTGTCCGACGGCATCAGCCCCACCCAGGGGGCCGATAAACTGGGACCCACAGCCATCATTAAATCGGTCAGCAAGCTGAATAATGAGGCCATGAATATCGGCATGGTGCACAACTTCAAGCTGCTGCGCGGTATTCTGGAAACCCCCGAAGGGGAAAACGGCCTGATTACCCTGCTTAGAACCGCCTCCATTCTTGGCAACGGTCAGATGCAGTTCAGCTATGTGGACAATGAAGTTTTAAAGAAAGCCCAAATTGAACCGGACAAATATCGGGACCTGATCATTCGTGTGGCCGGGTACAGCGCTTACTTCGTAGAGCTGTGCAAGGAAGTACAGGATGAAATTATCAGCCGAACCGTTTTGGAGCATTTTTAA
- the cutD gene encoding choline TMA-lyase-activating enzyme yields the protein MSTKTGCILERKARIFNVQKYSIYDGPGVRTLIFFKGCPLRCKWCSNPEGLERKYQVMYKEELCIHCGNCIPVCPVHIHDFSDEESGQQQTGREGPRHQVNRSIDCVGCRKCENACPKQALSIVGSDKTISDILEIIQQDALFYLNSGGGVTLGGGEVTAQPEFAANLLMECQRLGIHTAIETSGYAKLDSLLTMARFTDLFLYDLKHIDSDRHYELTGVRNERILDNLTELIRRGFTVKIRMPLLRGLNDDEETLGRTMEFLQSFKSCKNFLGIDLLPYHKLGINKYKQLGLKYAITEDLSFREAELDQIEAFIKRDDLPVEVIRH from the coding sequence ATGAGTACAAAGACAGGCTGCATCTTGGAAAGAAAAGCGAGAATCTTCAATGTCCAGAAATATTCCATTTATGATGGGCCGGGCGTTAGAACGTTAATTTTCTTCAAAGGGTGTCCCCTGAGATGCAAATGGTGTTCAAATCCCGAAGGACTTGAAAGAAAATATCAGGTCATGTACAAAGAGGAGCTTTGCATTCACTGCGGTAACTGCATTCCGGTTTGTCCCGTGCACATCCATGATTTCTCGGATGAAGAATCTGGGCAGCAGCAAACCGGAAGGGAAGGGCCCAGGCATCAAGTAAACAGAAGCATTGATTGTGTGGGCTGCCGGAAATGTGAAAATGCTTGTCCCAAACAAGCACTGTCCATTGTAGGCTCGGACAAGACCATTTCCGATATTCTGGAAATCATCCAACAGGATGCGCTTTTCTACCTGAATTCCGGTGGAGGGGTCACTCTGGGGGGAGGGGAAGTCACAGCCCAGCCGGAATTTGCCGCCAATCTGCTGATGGAATGCCAACGGCTGGGAATCCATACCGCCATTGAAACCAGCGGCTATGCCAAGCTGGACTCCCTGCTCACCATGGCCCGGTTTACGGATTTGTTTCTGTATGATCTGAAGCACATTGATTCGGACCGGCATTATGAACTTACCGGGGTGCGCAATGAACGCATTCTGGATAATTTAACGGAACTCATCCGCCGCGGTTTTACGGTGAAAATCAGGATGCCCCTGCTGCGGGGATTGAATGATGATGAAGAAACCCTTGGCCGAACCATGGAATTCCTGCAGTCCTTTAAAAGCTGCAAAAACTTTCTGGGCATTGACTTGCTTCCTTATCATAAATTGGGCATCAACAAATACAAGCAATTGGGCCTGAAATACGCCATCACCGAAGATTTGAGCTTCAGAGAAGCAGAACTGGATCAAATAGAAGCTTTTATAAAAAGGGATGACTTACCGGTGGAAGTCATCCGGCACTAA
- a CDS encoding DMT family transporter — translation MNSAGNQTAMMMKEKLNADFARKGVFTGLFSGCAWGLNSVLLGLALGLVPVMGDKAALLTIPLAAACMNDSLAGLWLLLYNGGAGRFQEILRSLKTFPGLMVCVAALLGGPIANGGYLLGISLAGPAYALTITALYPIVGAILSRVFLKQKIVPRVMVGMFLSVIGAIVISYVPPEGGNSSAFYLGILFASLAAFGWGAEAVLAVFGMSMIDPKIAINIRELTSGLFMAIFILPMVGGWVVISKVLTMPGVFGAFAIAGLTAAVSYLAWYKANTTIGVAKGMALNGTYVMWGVIFSVILLSQPLTQNLVIGSGLVLIGATLVAINPKEFFNKGGRV, via the coding sequence ATGAACAGCGCGGGAAATCAAACAGCCATGATGATGAAGGAAAAATTGAATGCCGATTTTGCCAGAAAAGGCGTATTTACAGGTCTTTTCAGCGGCTGCGCCTGGGGTTTGAACAGTGTGCTCCTGGGTCTGGCTTTAGGTCTTGTGCCTGTTATGGGTGATAAAGCGGCCCTGCTTACCATCCCACTGGCCGCCGCCTGTATGAATGACAGCTTAGCAGGCCTGTGGCTGCTCCTTTATAACGGAGGGGCCGGACGCTTTCAGGAAATCCTTCGCAGTCTTAAAACCTTTCCCGGCCTCATGGTTTGTGTAGCCGCTTTGCTGGGCGGACCCATTGCCAATGGCGGCTACCTTTTGGGAATTTCCCTGGCAGGACCCGCTTATGCGCTAACCATTACTGCACTCTATCCCATTGTTGGTGCGATTCTTTCCCGCGTTTTCCTTAAACAAAAAATTGTCCCCCGGGTGATGGTCGGTATGTTTCTCTCGGTGATCGGCGCCATTGTGATATCTTATGTGCCGCCCGAAGGCGGCAACAGCTCGGCCTTTTATCTCGGAATTTTGTTTGCGTCCTTAGCGGCCTTTGGCTGGGGCGCGGAGGCGGTTTTAGCCGTATTCGGCATGTCCATGATTGATCCGAAGATTGCCATTAATATCCGTGAACTGACTTCCGGTCTTTTTATGGCGATCTTCATTCTTCCCATGGTCGGCGGCTGGGTCGTGATTTCCAAAGTCCTTACCATGCCCGGAGTCTTTGGCGCCTTTGCCATTGCCGGCCTGACCGCCGCAGTGTCTTACCTGGCCTGGTATAAGGCCAACACCACCATTGGCGTGGCCAAAGGAATGGCTCTCAACGGAACCTATGTCATGTGGGGCGTGATCTTTTCGGTTATCTTACTGAGCCAGCCCCTGACACAGAATCTGGTCATTGGCAGCGGCCTGGTGCTGATTGGCGCTACCCTGGTAGCCATTAACCCCAAGGAATTTTTCAATAAAGGCGGGAGGGTATAA
- the eutS gene encoding ethanolamine utilization microcompartment protein EutS: MSAADEFDKKRIIQESVPGKQVTLAHIIASPIPDLYDRLGIEEKGAIGISTLTPCETAIIAADIATKASDVEIGFLDRFTGSLVISGDVASVEAAMIAINDTLEKLLEFTPAKITRT, encoded by the coding sequence ATGAGTGCAGCCGATGAATTCGACAAAAAACGGATTATCCAGGAATCGGTACCGGGCAAGCAGGTTACGCTGGCTCACATCATCGCTTCACCAATACCGGACCTTTATGACCGTTTGGGCATTGAGGAAAAAGGGGCCATTGGAATTTCCACCCTTACTCCCTGCGAGACAGCCATTATCGCAGCGGACATTGCCACCAAGGCCTCGGACGTAGAGATCGGGTTTCTGGATCGCTTTACAGGATCACTGGTAATCTCCGGTGATGTGGCCAGCGTGGAAGCCGCCATGATTGCCATTAACGACACCCTGGAAAAGCTGCTGGAATTTACACCGGCCAAGATTACGCGCACATGA
- a CDS encoding FAD-dependent oxidoreductase, whose translation MAETYDLIIIGGGPAGLAASIYGGRAKLKTLVVNKGTIGGLVDTTREIVNYPGYIQVSGPDLMKDFHKHAQSFGVEFHKGEVVSVDFSQEEKIVKTKKGKEFSAKAVIIASGSEPRLLNIPGEKRLRGNGVAYCATCDAEFFEGEDVVVVGSGDQAIEEGMFITKFARKVTVLVLHDEGILDCNKVSAERAFNNEKMEFIWNSTIEEVLGEENVEGVKIKNLKTGTSSELACQGVFLFVGMVPSTNYLKDSGIEMDKRGYIPVNDLMETNLEGVYAVGDNRVKYLRQVVSAAGDGATAAVAAERYIEELNSFNANVLQSDKKVLLLFFNALVNESLEFSTLLEELNNELGHEYKIVKVDMASKKKLAEKYDVKMAPAVVVLDQGKEMKRLECTLDKEKLKTQF comes from the coding sequence ATGGCTGAAACTTACGATTTAATCATTATTGGAGGCGGCCCCGCCGGGCTGGCTGCTTCGATTTATGGCGGCCGGGCGAAGCTTAAGACCTTGGTTGTCAATAAAGGAACCATTGGCGGCTTGGTGGATACGACCCGGGAGATCGTGAATTATCCCGGCTATATTCAAGTCAGCGGACCGGATTTAATGAAGGATTTCCATAAACATGCCCAGAGTTTTGGAGTTGAGTTTCATAAAGGGGAAGTGGTCAGCGTTGATTTTTCTCAGGAAGAGAAAATCGTTAAGACCAAGAAGGGCAAGGAATTTTCCGCCAAAGCGGTGATTATTGCCTCGGGCAGTGAGCCGAGGCTGCTGAATATCCCCGGTGAAAAAAGACTGCGGGGAAATGGCGTGGCCTACTGCGCCACCTGTGACGCCGAGTTCTTTGAAGGAGAAGACGTGGTGGTTGTGGGCAGTGGCGACCAGGCCATTGAAGAAGGCATGTTTATCACCAAATTTGCCCGTAAAGTTACCGTGCTTGTTCTCCATGACGAAGGAATCCTGGATTGCAATAAAGTGAGTGCTGAAAGGGCCTTTAATAACGAAAAAATGGAGTTTATATGGAACTCCACCATTGAGGAAGTTCTCGGGGAAGAGAATGTAGAAGGGGTAAAAATCAAGAATTTAAAAACCGGCACTTCTTCAGAACTGGCGTGCCAAGGTGTATTCCTGTTCGTAGGAATGGTTCCATCAACCAACTATCTTAAAGACAGCGGCATAGAGATGGATAAGCGGGGATATATACCGGTAAATGACCTTATGGAAACCAACCTTGAGGGGGTCTACGCCGTTGGCGACAACCGGGTAAAATACCTAAGGCAGGTTGTCTCCGCCGCGGGGGACGGGGCTACGGCAGCGGTGGCTGCTGAGCGCTATATTGAAGAGCTGAATAGCTTTAACGCCAATGTTCTGCAAAGTGATAAAAAGGTTTTACTCCTGTTTTTCAATGCCTTAGTAAATGAAAGTTTGGAATTCAGTACCTTGTTGGAGGAACTGAACAATGAATTGGGCCATGAGTATAAAATTGTCAAAGTGGATATGGCCTCAAAGAAAAAGCTGGCGGAAAAATATGATGTAAAAATGGCCCCTGCCGTTGTTGTATTGGATCAGGGGAAAGAAATGAAACGGTTAGAATGCACCTTGGATAAAGAAAAATTAAAAACTCAATTCTAG
- a CDS encoding choline kinase family protein — protein MSIEELVQEKLRQAFHNENLVFDKSRFAGGLTNYNYIMDIAGVEYVIRQPGGMTEQIIDRKMERINNQIASEFGVNSHCIYFDENSGIKISLYIENSQNMAQANPSAPQNLETVSRLMKKIHSFPKHFSNHFDWQRELDKYERIIQQQRGDFFFDYTTLKDQLVDFVQKNIKSTIFVPCHNDTVPENFIIDAAGRIYLIDWEYSGMNDPCWDVAAYMLESKLSDEAIQYFIQSYFGRPLTPMEELKIKSFMMAQDLLWTAWALIRHYNGDDFLEYCCVRYERFRKNIKTMTKSPHCSIAGMVVS, from the coding sequence ATGAGCATAGAAGAACTAGTTCAAGAAAAGCTGCGCCAGGCTTTTCACAATGAAAACCTTGTATTCGATAAATCCCGCTTTGCCGGCGGGCTTACCAACTACAACTACATCATGGACATTGCGGGCGTGGAATATGTCATCCGGCAGCCCGGCGGCATGACGGAACAGATTATTGACCGCAAAATGGAAAGGATTAATAATCAAATTGCCTCGGAGTTCGGCGTAAACTCCCATTGCATTTATTTTGATGAAAACAGCGGAATCAAGATCAGTCTCTATATAGAAAACAGCCAAAACATGGCTCAAGCCAACCCCAGCGCCCCCCAAAACCTGGAAACGGTTTCCCGGTTAATGAAAAAAATCCATTCCTTTCCCAAGCATTTTTCTAACCATTTTGATTGGCAAAGGGAATTGGACAAGTACGAACGGATTATCCAACAGCAGCGGGGCGACTTTTTCTTTGATTACACAACCCTGAAAGACCAATTGGTTGATTTTGTCCAAAAAAATATTAAAAGTACCATTTTTGTGCCCTGTCACAATGACACGGTGCCGGAGAACTTTATCATCGACGCTGCCGGCAGAATCTATCTTATTGACTGGGAATATTCCGGAATGAACGATCCCTGCTGGGATGTGGCGGCCTATATGCTTGAATCCAAGCTGTCCGACGAAGCCATCCAGTATTTTATTCAGAGCTACTTCGGCCGTCCTCTGACCCCGATGGAAGAATTAAAAATTAAAAGCTTTATGATGGCACAGGATTTGCTCTGGACCGCCTGGGCTTTAATCAGGCATTATAACGGCGACGACTTTCTTGAATACTGCTGTGTGCGCTATGAACGTTTCCGAAAAAATATTAAAACCATGACCAAATCGCCCCATTGTTCCATTGCCGGCATGGTCGTGAGTTAA
- a CDS encoding 1-propanol dehydrogenase PduQ translates to MKQFVIKPKVYFNEGSMALLKEIKGSCALIVSDSMMEKLGYLQRTMDYLNQAGIKSAVFTEVRPEPDVKVIAAGVQKYLETHGDIVVALGGGSVIDAAKGILYSLWQFSKAAGEEFKKPLFIAIPSTSGTGSEVTTFSVISAEGEKVCIVDEWMAPDIAILDSTCIQHVPRTVVADTGMDALVHAVEAYVSTEATHCTDALAEKAVQLIFENLKTLYNNTDDSCARERIQNASCIAGMAFTNANLGINHSLAHALGGTFHLSHGRSNGLLMNAVIEYNANLSSSANRYAAEKYARLAAVLQLPARTYREGTIHFMQAVQDLKKSIGIPNRIRELGIDKNKFENELGTMAELALHDRCTPTNPRQPSREDLMGIYQRSF, encoded by the coding sequence ATGAAGCAATTTGTTATTAAACCCAAGGTTTATTTCAATGAAGGGTCCATGGCGCTGCTGAAAGAAATCAAAGGCTCTTGTGCCTTGATTGTTTCCGATTCCATGATGGAGAAACTGGGGTACCTGCAAAGGACCATGGATTATCTTAACCAAGCCGGGATAAAATCGGCGGTTTTTACGGAAGTGCGCCCGGAGCCCGATGTAAAAGTCATTGCCGCGGGTGTACAGAAATACCTGGAGACCCATGGGGACATCGTTGTTGCTTTGGGCGGCGGCTCTGTCATTGACGCGGCCAAGGGCATTTTATATTCCCTGTGGCAGTTCAGCAAAGCTGCCGGGGAGGAATTTAAAAAACCGCTGTTTATTGCCATTCCTTCCACCAGCGGTACCGGCTCCGAGGTAACAACCTTTTCGGTCATTTCGGCGGAAGGCGAGAAAGTATGCATTGTGGATGAGTGGATGGCTCCGGATATCGCCATACTGGATTCCACCTGCATCCAGCACGTTCCCCGGACGGTGGTGGCAGATACGGGGATGGATGCTTTGGTCCATGCCGTGGAGGCCTATGTTTCCACCGAGGCGACCCATTGTACCGATGCCCTGGCGGAAAAGGCGGTCCAATTAATTTTTGAAAATCTCAAGACTTTATACAACAATACAGATGATTCCTGCGCCAGAGAACGCATTCAAAACGCATCCTGCATTGCCGGCATGGCCTTTACCAATGCCAATCTGGGCATCAACCACAGTCTGGCCCACGCCCTGGGCGGAACCTTTCACCTTTCCCACGGCCGGTCCAACGGGCTGCTGATGAACGCAGTGATTGAATATAACGCCAATTTGAGCAGCAGTGCCAACCGGTACGCCGCAGAAAAATACGCCAGACTGGCGGCTGTTTTGCAATTACCTGCCCGGACCTACCGGGAAGGAACCATTCATTTCATGCAGGCGGTCCAGGATTTGAAAAAATCCATAGGTATTCCCAACCGGATTCGGGAGTTGGGAATTGATAAAAACAAATTTGAAAATGAACTGGGCACTATGGCGGAACTGGCGCTCCATGACCGCTGCACCCCCACCAATCCCAGACAACCGTCCAGAGAAGATCTGATGGGCATCTATCAAAGATCGTTTTAA
- a CDS encoding BMC domain-containing protein gives MEYFGEEALGLVETRGMVPAIQAVDVMCKTADVVLVSFENMGSGLVTVMVKGDVAAVKSAVEKGAAAAAAIGEMTASHVMPRPIRRVGKIVSRHDIDAD, from the coding sequence ATGGAATACTTTGGGGAAGAAGCATTGGGCCTTGTTGAAACAAGAGGGATGGTTCCGGCGATTCAAGCGGTGGATGTCATGTGTAAAACGGCCGACGTTGTTCTCGTCTCCTTTGAAAATATGGGTTCCGGGCTTGTCACAGTCATGGTGAAGGGCGATGTTGCAGCCGTGAAGTCGGCGGTGGAAAAAGGCGCCGCAGCGGCTGCGGCCATTGGCGAGATGACAGCCTCTCACGTCATGCCGCGCCCCATTCGCCGGGTCGGAAAGATTGTTTCGCGACATGACATTGATGCGGACTAA
- a CDS encoding acetaldehyde dehydrogenase (acetylating), producing the protein MNRIDHDLLSVQEARILVENAREAQKILAAFPQEKLDQIVGRMAEEVYQAARELAVLSQEETGFGQWQDKLVKNVFASDFLYKKIRDMKVVGIIGEDKANQTMDIGVPVGVIVALPPSTNPVSTTIYKTLIAIKSGNAIVFSPHPKAQKTIGKVLDILIRAAEEKGLPCGAISYLHTLAADGTVALMNHQDTSLILITGVPKMVRAAYTSGKPTIYGGPGNGPAFIERSADIKKAVADIIASRTFDNGIVSASEQSIVAEDCIADEVKQELRRKGAYFMSAEESDRLGKLFFRADGSLNPEIVGKPAVELARRAGIGVPADTKVLISEQKYVSPGNPYAREKLCPVLAFFVEKDWMNACEKCIELLINEGRGHTLVIHSRNEQVIREFALKKPVSRVLVNTPATLGGIGATTNLFPAFTLGSGAAGGGFTSDNVSPLNLINIRKVGYDVRRLEDITGGMPAGDAAEDSTEDLKELLAKLLEQFAQKI; encoded by the coding sequence ATGAACCGAATAGACCACGATCTGCTCTCCGTCCAAGAGGCTCGGATTCTGGTGGAAAACGCCCGGGAGGCGCAAAAAATACTGGCCGCCTTTCCCCAGGAAAAACTGGATCAAATTGTCGGCCGCATGGCTGAGGAAGTTTATCAAGCGGCCAGGGAACTGGCGGTCCTGTCCCAGGAAGAAACGGGATTTGGCCAATGGCAGGACAAGTTGGTCAAGAATGTTTTTGCCAGTGATTTTCTCTATAAAAAGATCCGGGATATGAAAGTGGTCGGCATTATTGGTGAAGACAAAGCAAACCAAACCATGGATATTGGCGTGCCCGTGGGAGTGATTGTGGCCTTGCCCCCTTCCACCAACCCGGTATCCACCACCATCTATAAAACCCTGATTGCCATAAAATCCGGCAATGCCATTGTTTTTTCCCCGCATCCGAAGGCCCAAAAGACCATTGGCAAAGTGCTTGATATCCTGATACGGGCCGCGGAGGAAAAAGGATTGCCCTGCGGCGCCATCAGCTACTTGCACACCCTGGCGGCGGACGGTACGGTGGCCTTGATGAACCACCAGGATACTTCGCTTATTTTGATTACCGGCGTGCCCAAGATGGTCCGGGCCGCGTACACCTCCGGAAAACCGACTATTTATGGCGGTCCGGGGAACGGCCCCGCTTTTATTGAGCGTTCAGCCGACATCAAAAAGGCGGTAGCCGATATTATTGCCAGCAGAACCTTTGATAACGGAATTGTCTCCGCTTCGGAACAATCCATCGTGGCGGAGGACTGTATCGCTGATGAAGTAAAGCAGGAACTGAGGAGAAAGGGCGCTTATTTCATGTCCGCCGAGGAATCGGACAGGCTGGGCAAGCTTTTTTTCCGTGCGGACGGCAGCCTGAATCCGGAAATTGTGGGCAAACCGGCCGTGGAGCTGGCCCGGCGCGCCGGCATAGGTGTTCCGGCAGATACCAAGGTATTGATTTCAGAACAGAAATATGTGTCTCCCGGCAATCCCTATGCCAGAGAAAAGCTTTGCCCGGTGCTGGCCTTTTTCGTTGAAAAGGATTGGATGAATGCCTGCGAAAAATGCATCGAGCTGCTGATTAACGAAGGGCGGGGACATACCCTGGTCATTCACTCCAGGAATGAGCAGGTAATTCGGGAATTTGCCCTGAAAAAACCGGTATCCAGAGTGCTGGTGAATACTCCCGCCACCTTAGGGGGCATCGGAGCCACCACCAATCTGTTTCCGGCCTTCACTCTGGGCAGCGGCGCGGCAGGCGGCGGGTTTACTTCCGACAATGTCTCACCCCTGAATTTGATTAATATCCGCAAAGTGGGCTATGACGTGCGGCGGTTGGAGGATATAACCGGGGGGATGCCGGCGGGGGATGCGGCTGAAGACAGCACGGAAGATTTAAAAGAACTGCTGGCAAAATTACTGGAACAATTTGCGCAAAAGATTTGA